One genomic window of Parabacteroides pacaensis includes the following:
- the tnpB gene encoding IS66 family insertion sequence element accessory protein TnpB: MITFPFNVRVFEDVNEKLQSLLSQPASEFDSVIFVFNHSLRYKLTKHELGIHNVSDLLFPHGYGTFQKRTGQNYYLYYNCVGFNAGLYRLQEIVHSYSSTYVQGRDLHLFIERSRKKMKLLYFKDNQVIVELRQLKSQKYILTKQERKDKYTSITWKRLNEILSSRE, encoded by the coding sequence ATGATCACCTTTCCTTTTAATGTAAGAGTATTTGAAGACGTGAACGAAAAGTTGCAAAGCTTGCTATCTCAACCTGCATCCGAATTTGACAGTGTCATATTTGTGTTCAATCATAGTTTGCGATACAAATTAACTAAACACGAGTTAGGAATCCACAACGTATCGGATTTGTTGTTTCCTCACGGATATGGTACTTTCCAGAAAAGAACCGGACAAAACTATTATCTGTATTATAATTGTGTCGGTTTTAATGCCGGACTGTATCGTTTACAGGAAATCGTACATTCTTATAGCAGCACTTATGTTCAGGGCCGTGATTTGCATCTTTTTATCGAGCGGTCAAGAAAAAAAATGAAATTGCTATACTTTAAGGATAACCAGGTGATTGTGGAATTGCGTCAATTGAAGAGTCAAAAATACATCTTGACCAAGCAGGAACGTAAAGATAAATACACCTCAATCACATGGAAAAGGCTAAATGAAATCCTTTCTTCGAGAGAATAA